The Brassica napus cultivar Da-Ae chromosome C7, Da-Ae, whole genome shotgun sequence genome has a segment encoding these proteins:
- the LOC106440074 gene encoding F-box/WD-40 repeat-containing protein At3g52030 isoform X1 — translation MGITETAGESSARKTRRRAPTSIESLDADILCMIFSFLDLFDLVHCTVVCNSWHAVIKKLKLLQSSCRKMHQLGSTSLEQPREIDVEDFAMKHHKMALLRGRIEIERWEAHSHRFSQCRMKKGLLLTGVGDKVMRLWSLDSYKCMEEYSLPDAASLVDFDFDESKIVGLVGTRISIWRRNGQRSIFPSREGTIPKGLCMRYIDPEAVVGCEDGTARIFDMYSKTCSQIIRTHGGPITCLSLSDNQLFLSGSSLGRVTVSDPLLDQPVATLKSTITAGGIQTICFNQGSNLAFSGTTAGYVSCWDLRKMRRVWENRVSPNVVYSIQQLKNDTSVMVAGGIDGVLRFVDQKRGRVLSSCIMDDKVSTVLRRQSQVVVEKRRGKRVSQDVEIDKIERKTRPQISCIAMGMKKVVTAHSGKFISVWKFSHS, via the exons atggGGATAACAGAGACCGCCGGCGAATCCTCGGCGAGAAAGACGCGACGAAGagcaccaacgtcgatcgaatCTCTAGACGCAGACATACTATGCATGATCTTCTCCTTTCTCGATTTATTCGATCTCGTTCACTGTACCGTCGTCTGTAACTCCTG GCATGCTGTcatcaagaagctgaagctgCTGCAGTCTTCATGCCGGAAGATGCACCAGCTCGGCTCCACGTCGCTGGAGCAGCCACGCGAGATAGACGTGGAGGATTTCGCGATGAAGCATCACAAGATGGCGTTGCTAAGAGGCCGAATCGAGATTGAGCGTTGGGAAGCTCACTCACACCG ATTCTCTCAGTGTCGAATGAAGAAGGGATTGCTTCTCACTGGTGTAGGTGATAAG GTTATGCGTCTCTGGTCGTTGGATAGTTATAAATGCATGGAGGAATACTCCCTTCCTGATGCTGCTTCCTTGGTTGACTTTGATTTTGACGAGAGTAAG attgtTGGATTGGTTGGTACCCGGATTAGCATATGGAGGAGAAATGGACAGAGAAGCATCTTTCCGTCTCGTGAAGGCACCATTCCTAAGGGACTTTGTATGCG TTACATTGACCCAGAAGCTGTAGTTGGATGCGAAGATGGAACAGCTCGTATATTTGATATGTACAGCAAGACATGTTCACAGATCATTAG GACTCACGGTGGGCCGATAACGTGCTTATCTTTGAGCGATAATCAACTGTTTCTTAGCGGGTCTTCTCTCGGGAGAGTAACAGTATCAGACCCTTTACTAGATCAACCAGTGGCTACGCTTAAATCCACAATTACTGCAGGAG GTATACAGACCATCTGTTTTAACCAAGGCTCCAATCTCGCCTTCTCTGGAACAACCGCTGGATACGTTTCATGCTGGGACCTCAG GAAAATGAGACGGGTGTGGGAAAATCGAGTGAGTCCTAATGTGGTGTACTCAATACAACAGTTAAAGAACGATACATCGGTTATGGTAGCTGGTGGAATAGACGGTGTGCTGCGATTTGTTGATCAGAAGAGGGGCAGAGTTCTGTCAAGCTGTATAATGGACGACAAAGTTTCAACAGTTCTGAGAAGGCAGAGCCAAGTCGTGGTTGAGAAGAGGAGAGGTAAAAGAGTATCTCAAGACGTCGAGATCGATAAAATCGAAAGGAAAACTCGGCCTCAGATCAGCTGCATAGCAATGGGAATGAAGAAGGTAGTAACAGCTCACAGTGGTAAATTCATAAGCGTATGGAAATTCAGTCACTCGTGA
- the LOC106440074 gene encoding F-box/WD-40 repeat-containing protein At3g52030 isoform X2 → MHQLGSTSLEQPREIDVEDFAMKHHKMALLRGRIEIERWEAHSHRFSQCRMKKGLLLTGVGDKVMRLWSLDSYKCMEEYSLPDAASLVDFDFDESKIVGLVGTRISIWRRNGQRSIFPSREGTIPKGLCMRYIDPEAVVGCEDGTARIFDMYSKTCSQIIRTHGGPITCLSLSDNQLFLSGSSLGRVTVSDPLLDQPVATLKSTITAGGIQTICFNQGSNLAFSGTTAGYVSCWDLRKMRRVWENRVSPNVVYSIQQLKNDTSVMVAGGIDGVLRFVDQKRGRVLSSCIMDDKVSTVLRRQSQVVVEKRRGKRVSQDVEIDKIERKTRPQISCIAMGMKKVVTAHSGKFISVWKFSHS, encoded by the exons ATGCACCAGCTCGGCTCCACGTCGCTGGAGCAGCCACGCGAGATAGACGTGGAGGATTTCGCGATGAAGCATCACAAGATGGCGTTGCTAAGAGGCCGAATCGAGATTGAGCGTTGGGAAGCTCACTCACACCG ATTCTCTCAGTGTCGAATGAAGAAGGGATTGCTTCTCACTGGTGTAGGTGATAAG GTTATGCGTCTCTGGTCGTTGGATAGTTATAAATGCATGGAGGAATACTCCCTTCCTGATGCTGCTTCCTTGGTTGACTTTGATTTTGACGAGAGTAAG attgtTGGATTGGTTGGTACCCGGATTAGCATATGGAGGAGAAATGGACAGAGAAGCATCTTTCCGTCTCGTGAAGGCACCATTCCTAAGGGACTTTGTATGCG TTACATTGACCCAGAAGCTGTAGTTGGATGCGAAGATGGAACAGCTCGTATATTTGATATGTACAGCAAGACATGTTCACAGATCATTAG GACTCACGGTGGGCCGATAACGTGCTTATCTTTGAGCGATAATCAACTGTTTCTTAGCGGGTCTTCTCTCGGGAGAGTAACAGTATCAGACCCTTTACTAGATCAACCAGTGGCTACGCTTAAATCCACAATTACTGCAGGAG GTATACAGACCATCTGTTTTAACCAAGGCTCCAATCTCGCCTTCTCTGGAACAACCGCTGGATACGTTTCATGCTGGGACCTCAG GAAAATGAGACGGGTGTGGGAAAATCGAGTGAGTCCTAATGTGGTGTACTCAATACAACAGTTAAAGAACGATACATCGGTTATGGTAGCTGGTGGAATAGACGGTGTGCTGCGATTTGTTGATCAGAAGAGGGGCAGAGTTCTGTCAAGCTGTATAATGGACGACAAAGTTTCAACAGTTCTGAGAAGGCAGAGCCAAGTCGTGGTTGAGAAGAGGAGAGGTAAAAGAGTATCTCAAGACGTCGAGATCGATAAAATCGAAAGGAAAACTCGGCCTCAGATCAGCTGCATAGCAATGGGAATGAAGAAGGTAGTAACAGCTCACAGTGGTAAATTCATAAGCGTATGGAAATTCAGTCACTCGTGA
- the BNAC07G32650D gene encoding uncharacterized protein BNAC07G32650D: protein MTQKSNQFKGQQKKKTVALNRHGKSVQNRKGRRYMKPSKTTKELDTDRELTKFINHCNEVKAANAACKEGGQLNILKAESQADTSKKSTK, encoded by the exons ATGACGCAGAAGAGCAATCAGTTCAAGGGGCAACAGAAAAAGAAGACTGTTGCTCTTAATCGCCATGGCAAATCCGTTCAAAATCGCAAAG GGAGGAGATATATGAAACCGTCCAAGACAACGAAAGAGTTAGACACCGACCGG GAGCTTACCAAGTTCATTAACCATTGCAATGAAGTGAAAGCAGCCAACGCTGCTTGCAAAGAAGGTGGACAACTTAATATCCTCAAAGCTGAATCTCAAGCTGACACATCCAAGAAGTCTACCAAGTAG
- the LOC106440075 gene encoding peptidyl-prolyl cis-trans isomerase FKBP42 gives MDESPLEQQSQSHDQENEIVTEGSAFVDGEPPSQDGSVPPKVDSQVEVLDEKVSKQIIKEGHGSKPSKYSTCFLHYRAWTKHTQHKFEDTWQEQQPIELVLGKEKKEMTGLAMGVASMKSGERALLHIGWELGYGKDGNFSFPNVPPMADLLYEVEVIGFDETKEGKARSDMTVEERIGAADRRKMDGNNLFKEDKLEEAMQQYEMAIAYMGDDFMFQLYGKYQDMALAVKNPCHLNMAACLIKLKRYDEAIGHCNIVLTEEEKNPKALFRRGKAKAELGQMDSAREDFRKAQKYAPDDNAIRRELRAIAEQEKAVYQKQKEMYKGIFGGGRDESGVKAKSRNGLIMLWQWLVSLFSRILGRKRVKAD, from the exons ATGGATGAATCTCCTCTGGAGCAGCAAAGTCAATCTCATG ACCAAGAGAACGAAATAGTTACAGAAGGTAGTGCCTTTGTGGATGGTGAGCCTCCTTCTCAAGACGGCAGTGTTCCCCCTAAAGTTGATAGCCAAGTGGAAGTCCTGGATGAGAAAGTCAGTAAGCAGATCATTAAGGAAGGTCATGGCTCCAAACCTTCCAAGTACTCCACATGCTTCT TGCATTATAGGGCATGGACCAAACACACCCAGCATAAATTTGAGGATACATGGCAAGAGCAGCAACCTATTGAACTGGTTCTAGGAAAAG agaaaaaagaaaTGACCGGTTTGGCCATGGGTGTTGCTAGCATGAAGTCTGGTGAACGTGCGCTCTTGCATATTGGCTGGGAACTTGGTTATGGGAAAGATGGAAACTTTTCTTTTCCCAATGTTCCTCCTATGGCTGACTTGTTGTATGAGGTTGAAGTTATTGGCTTTGATGAAACTAAAGAG GGAAAGGCTCGCAGTGATATGACTGTGGAGGAAAGGATTGGTGCAGCAGACAGAAGGAAAATGGATGGTAATAATCTGTTTAAGGAGGATAAACTTGAGGAGGCCATGCAACAATACGAAATG GCCATTGCATACATGGGGGACGACTTCATGTTTCAGCTGTATGGGAAGTACCAGGATATGGCTTTGGCAGTTAAGAACCCATGCCACTTAAACATGGCAGCTTGCTTGATCAAACTTAAACGTTACGATGAAGCAATTGGTCACTGCAACATT GTGTTgacagaagaagagaaaaacccAAAGGCCTTGTTCAGAAGAGGGAAGGCCAAGGCAGAGCTAGGACAGATGGATTCAGCTCGTGAAGATTTTCGAAAAGCTCAAAAGTATGCTCCTGACGACAACGCTATTAGAAGAGAGCTGCGAGCCATTGCGGAGCAAGAGAAAGCTGTGTACCAAAAGCAAAAAGAGATGTACAAAGGAATATTTGGAGGAGGGAGAGATGAAAGTGGTGTCAAGGCAAAGAGCCGTAACGGGTTGATAATGCTATGGCAGTGGTTGGTGTCCCTCTTCAGCAGAATCTTGGGACGTAAGAGGGTTAAAGCAGATTAA
- the LOC106410407 gene encoding cation/H(+) antiporter 28 isoform X2: MNTTTTKNVCGDKWYLNLDKPEEALKVLGFIAIFVIRTLLHHAMKPLGQPYLTTDFAIGLILGNLPKFREAFSGPYSTTLNNIIEFGMICHMFVMGLEMNPSVLLRPPTKDAFMAYTSMLATFAIAFATTPFLHYTKTAPLVFSLALSLMASSTGSPILTRVISNLKIRKSDLGKLASAAGVHTDMISTLFYCFGFIFFPTERPLPRPLHRFFRALLMFCLFLAQVTFTSIVSPIFLNWVNNENPEGKPLKGSHLVMSLAFVVLICSFPTWPPESMYNPILSAFTAGLFLPNQGRMSKWIINKINYLLSTVFYPIFFFWVGFIIHMRNFDIGDKMAWARFFSLLGTVIAGKVVGTVLCGVLLGYHVRETASLGLLLTTKGHFHVYLAALAIRTNRVKNTTGAMMIFVIVLTVVYSPFVVMDIIKRARKRVPVHIMALQWLDPTTELRVLMGLHGPHNIGSTLNLMEICHGGREPGSIFYPTDMVELTDEIAATLKKDGRSGQNNDDSVTVTDRTVTEMRESITAAVNGYGELRSGQGVTVRRMLALSTFMTMAHDICGLADELMVSIIILPFHKRRSPDGTLDSGHAGFRHVNRKILKNAPCSIGILVDRSFGQTEEAWRPGASMDIAIIFIGGRDDREALAFAAQVARHPAVKLSVIRFLEDKSSQNAQKRSSILNRASVVEQEEEMKLDDECFAEFYERYIAGGGRVSYMEKHLTNSSETFTALKSLDGEYGLVIVGRGGGRASSGLTTGLNDWQQCPELGPIGDVLSGSDFSHNTSMLIIQQQRTRGQLEGLHDDFTIL; encoded by the exons ATGAATACAACTACGACAAAAAACGTATGTGGAGACAAATGGTACCTTAACCTAGACAAGCCTGAAGAGGCTTTGAAAGTTCTTGGCTTCATCGCTATCTTCGTCATCAGAACTCTCCTCCATCATGCCATGAAGCCTTTAGGCCAACCTTACCTCACCACCGATTTTGCC ATAGGGTTGATTCTAGGCAACCTTCCCAAGTTTCGAGAGGCATTCTCGGGTCCTTACTCGACCACCCTCAACAACATTATCGAATTCGGAATGATCTGCCATATGTTCGTAATGGGCCTAGAGATGAACCCAAGCGTCCTTCTCAGACCACCAACCAAAGACGCGTTCATGGCATACACAAGCATGCTCGCAACCTTTGCCATCGCCTTTGCCACAACGCCTTTCCTCCACTACACCAAAACCGCACCACTCGTTTTCTCCTTAGCTCTCTCCCTCATGGCCTCGAGCACCGGCTCGCCTATCCTCACCCGCGTCATCTCCAACCTCAAAATCAGAAAATCCGATCTCGGCAAGCTAGCATCAGCCGCGGGTGTCCACACCGACATGATCTCGACCTTGTTCTACTGCTTCGGATTCATTTTCTTCCCTACGGAGAGACCTCTCCCTCGTCCTCTCCACAGATTCTTCAGAGCCCTCCTCATGTTCTGCCTCTTCCTCGCTCAAGTCACTTTCACTTCCATTGTTTCCCCAATCTTTCTCAACTGGGTCAACAACGAGAACCCTGAGGGCAAACCGCTCAAAGGGTCTCACCTCGTCATGTCCTTAGCGTTTGTCGTCTTGATATGTAGCTTCCCTACTTGGCCACCTGAGTCAATGTACAACCCGATCCTCAGCGCCTTCACGGCTGGTCTCTTTCTTCCGAACCAAGGAAGGATGTCCAAATGGATCATCAACAAAATCAATTACTTGCTCAGCACGGTGTTCTACcctatctttttcttttgggttgGGTTCATTATCCACATGAGAAACTTTGACATTGGAGATAAAATGGCGTGGGCGAGATTCTTTTCTCTTCTTGGCACTGTCATAGCCGGAAAAGTCGTCGGAACAGTGTTGTGTGGTGTACTACTCGGATACCATGTCCGAGAAACCGCATCGCTTGGACTGCTTCTTACCACTAAAGGCCACTTTCATGTCTACTTGGCCGCTTTAGCCATTCGG ACAAACAGGGTGAAAAACACGACCGGTGCAATGATGATCTTCGTCATTGTCCTCACAGTGGTCTACTCTCCGTTTGTTGTCATGGACATAATCAAAAGAGCAAGAAAGCGAGTCCCCGTACACATTATGGCGCTTCAATGGCTAGATCCAACAACCGAGCTTCGTGTCTTGATGGGTCTACATGGTCCCCATAACATCGGTTCAACGCTCAACCTTATGGAGATCTGCCATGGAGGACGTGAGCCGGGGTCCATATTCTACCCTACTGATATGGTGGAGCTGACTGATGAGATCGCCGCCACGCTGAAAAAGGACGGCAGATCGGGTCAGAATAATGATGATTCAGTGACGGTAACAGACAGGACGGTGACAGAGATGCGTGAGAGTATAACCGCTGCTGTCAATGGATACGGTGAGCTCCGCAGTGGGCAAGGTGTCACGGTGCGTCGGATGCTAGCATTGTCAACGTTTATGACCATGGCACATGATATTTGTGGTTTGGCTGATGAACTTATGGTTTCTATTATAATTCTACCGTTTCATAAACGTAGAAGTCCTGATGGCACTCTTGACTCCGGCCATGCCGGGTTCCGTCATGTGAACCGCAAG ATTCTGAAGAACGCACCATGTTCAATAGGAATCCTCGTGGATAGGTCGTTCGGGCAAACAGAAGAGGCATGGAGACCAGGAGCGTCCATGGACATTGCTATAATATTCATAGGTGGTAGAGACGACAGAGAGGCACTAGCCTTTGCTGCACAAGTGGCTCGACACCCAGCTGTGAAGCTAAGCGTGATACGTTTCTTGGAAGACAAGAGCTCTCAGAACGCGCAGAAACGCAGCAGCATACTGAACAGAGCGAGCGTGGTGGAGCAAGAGGAGGAGATGAAGCTTGACGACGAGTGTTTCGCTGAGTTCTACGAAAGATATATAGCCGGTGGAGGAAGAGTGTCTTACATGGAGAAGCATCTGACAAACTCTTCGGAGACTTTCACAGCACTCAAGTCACTGGATGGAGAGTATGGGCTGGTGATTGTTgggagaggaggaggaagggCGAGTAGCGGGTTAACCACTGGTCTGAATGATTGGCAGCAATGTCCAGAGCTTGGTCCCATAGGCGATGTTCTTTCCGGATCGGATTTCTCACACAACACATCGATGTTGATTATTCAGCAGCAGCGTACACGTGGTCAGCTAGAAGGGCTTCATGATGATTTCACCATCTTGTAA
- the LOC106410407 gene encoding cation/H(+) antiporter 28 isoform X1: protein MNTTTTKNVCGDKWYLNLDKPEEALKVLGFIAIFVIRTLLHHAMKPLGQPYLTTDFAVRLNLFLFFTFDNIPKPMLTCYVPQIGLILGNLPKFREAFSGPYSTTLNNIIEFGMICHMFVMGLEMNPSVLLRPPTKDAFMAYTSMLATFAIAFATTPFLHYTKTAPLVFSLALSLMASSTGSPILTRVISNLKIRKSDLGKLASAAGVHTDMISTLFYCFGFIFFPTERPLPRPLHRFFRALLMFCLFLAQVTFTSIVSPIFLNWVNNENPEGKPLKGSHLVMSLAFVVLICSFPTWPPESMYNPILSAFTAGLFLPNQGRMSKWIINKINYLLSTVFYPIFFFWVGFIIHMRNFDIGDKMAWARFFSLLGTVIAGKVVGTVLCGVLLGYHVRETASLGLLLTTKGHFHVYLAALAIRTNRVKNTTGAMMIFVIVLTVVYSPFVVMDIIKRARKRVPVHIMALQWLDPTTELRVLMGLHGPHNIGSTLNLMEICHGGREPGSIFYPTDMVELTDEIAATLKKDGRSGQNNDDSVTVTDRTVTEMRESITAAVNGYGELRSGQGVTVRRMLALSTFMTMAHDICGLADELMVSIIILPFHKRRSPDGTLDSGHAGFRHVNRKILKNAPCSIGILVDRSFGQTEEAWRPGASMDIAIIFIGGRDDREALAFAAQVARHPAVKLSVIRFLEDKSSQNAQKRSSILNRASVVEQEEEMKLDDECFAEFYERYIAGGGRVSYMEKHLTNSSETFTALKSLDGEYGLVIVGRGGGRASSGLTTGLNDWQQCPELGPIGDVLSGSDFSHNTSMLIIQQQRTRGQLEGLHDDFTIL from the exons ATGAATACAACTACGACAAAAAACGTATGTGGAGACAAATGGTACCTTAACCTAGACAAGCCTGAAGAGGCTTTGAAAGTTCTTGGCTTCATCGCTATCTTCGTCATCAGAACTCTCCTCCATCATGCCATGAAGCCTTTAGGCCAACCTTACCTCACCACCGATTTTGCCGTACGTCTcaatctcttcctcttcttcacttTTGATAATATTCCAAAACCAATGCTAACTTGTTATGTGCCTCAGATAGGGTTGATTCTAGGCAACCTTCCCAAGTTTCGAGAGGCATTCTCGGGTCCTTACTCGACCACCCTCAACAACATTATCGAATTCGGAATGATCTGCCATATGTTCGTAATGGGCCTAGAGATGAACCCAAGCGTCCTTCTCAGACCACCAACCAAAGACGCGTTCATGGCATACACAAGCATGCTCGCAACCTTTGCCATCGCCTTTGCCACAACGCCTTTCCTCCACTACACCAAAACCGCACCACTCGTTTTCTCCTTAGCTCTCTCCCTCATGGCCTCGAGCACCGGCTCGCCTATCCTCACCCGCGTCATCTCCAACCTCAAAATCAGAAAATCCGATCTCGGCAAGCTAGCATCAGCCGCGGGTGTCCACACCGACATGATCTCGACCTTGTTCTACTGCTTCGGATTCATTTTCTTCCCTACGGAGAGACCTCTCCCTCGTCCTCTCCACAGATTCTTCAGAGCCCTCCTCATGTTCTGCCTCTTCCTCGCTCAAGTCACTTTCACTTCCATTGTTTCCCCAATCTTTCTCAACTGGGTCAACAACGAGAACCCTGAGGGCAAACCGCTCAAAGGGTCTCACCTCGTCATGTCCTTAGCGTTTGTCGTCTTGATATGTAGCTTCCCTACTTGGCCACCTGAGTCAATGTACAACCCGATCCTCAGCGCCTTCACGGCTGGTCTCTTTCTTCCGAACCAAGGAAGGATGTCCAAATGGATCATCAACAAAATCAATTACTTGCTCAGCACGGTGTTCTACcctatctttttcttttgggttgGGTTCATTATCCACATGAGAAACTTTGACATTGGAGATAAAATGGCGTGGGCGAGATTCTTTTCTCTTCTTGGCACTGTCATAGCCGGAAAAGTCGTCGGAACAGTGTTGTGTGGTGTACTACTCGGATACCATGTCCGAGAAACCGCATCGCTTGGACTGCTTCTTACCACTAAAGGCCACTTTCATGTCTACTTGGCCGCTTTAGCCATTCGG ACAAACAGGGTGAAAAACACGACCGGTGCAATGATGATCTTCGTCATTGTCCTCACAGTGGTCTACTCTCCGTTTGTTGTCATGGACATAATCAAAAGAGCAAGAAAGCGAGTCCCCGTACACATTATGGCGCTTCAATGGCTAGATCCAACAACCGAGCTTCGTGTCTTGATGGGTCTACATGGTCCCCATAACATCGGTTCAACGCTCAACCTTATGGAGATCTGCCATGGAGGACGTGAGCCGGGGTCCATATTCTACCCTACTGATATGGTGGAGCTGACTGATGAGATCGCCGCCACGCTGAAAAAGGACGGCAGATCGGGTCAGAATAATGATGATTCAGTGACGGTAACAGACAGGACGGTGACAGAGATGCGTGAGAGTATAACCGCTGCTGTCAATGGATACGGTGAGCTCCGCAGTGGGCAAGGTGTCACGGTGCGTCGGATGCTAGCATTGTCAACGTTTATGACCATGGCACATGATATTTGTGGTTTGGCTGATGAACTTATGGTTTCTATTATAATTCTACCGTTTCATAAACGTAGAAGTCCTGATGGCACTCTTGACTCCGGCCATGCCGGGTTCCGTCATGTGAACCGCAAG ATTCTGAAGAACGCACCATGTTCAATAGGAATCCTCGTGGATAGGTCGTTCGGGCAAACAGAAGAGGCATGGAGACCAGGAGCGTCCATGGACATTGCTATAATATTCATAGGTGGTAGAGACGACAGAGAGGCACTAGCCTTTGCTGCACAAGTGGCTCGACACCCAGCTGTGAAGCTAAGCGTGATACGTTTCTTGGAAGACAAGAGCTCTCAGAACGCGCAGAAACGCAGCAGCATACTGAACAGAGCGAGCGTGGTGGAGCAAGAGGAGGAGATGAAGCTTGACGACGAGTGTTTCGCTGAGTTCTACGAAAGATATATAGCCGGTGGAGGAAGAGTGTCTTACATGGAGAAGCATCTGACAAACTCTTCGGAGACTTTCACAGCACTCAAGTCACTGGATGGAGAGTATGGGCTGGTGATTGTTgggagaggaggaggaagggCGAGTAGCGGGTTAACCACTGGTCTGAATGATTGGCAGCAATGTCCAGAGCTTGGTCCCATAGGCGATGTTCTTTCCGGATCGGATTTCTCACACAACACATCGATGTTGATTATTCAGCAGCAGCGTACACGTGGTCAGCTAGAAGGGCTTCATGATGATTTCACCATCTTGTAA
- the LOC106407395 gene encoding histone-lysine N-methyltransferase 2C, translating into MVFHVACPITCRKICDCLLGFPRNLHVKEVKDVFLNDVHSLQIFLRHPFDAGGVFKDATVQIHVPRDVVVAVGDDSEVKVAASTLGKRNVVLLKKKKNVAANPVSDDFTVPVTETNDHHGASVTCHMCYMVEVGKSERANMLSCKCCGKKYHRNCLKSWAQHRDLFDWSSWACPSCRTCKGCGTSGDPKKLMFCKRCDDAYHCDCQQPRHKTVTSGPYLCHKHTKCYSCGSKVPGNGQSLRWFLGHTCCDACGRLFVKGNYCPVCLKVYRDSEATPMVCCDFCQRWVHCTCDGISDERYMQFQVNGHLQYKCSTCRGESYQIKDLEDAAQEIWKRKDNDEKELIASLRASALRKTGGAPLINQPGSAERKVAEKVVVSGEEEKPLRVVRIKNSRHQDSDNEKHSTEPNPVKAKKLVIKSIGTRKAEVTNPMSCDVSKHASKSNGKHGELESEETTSEQHRSLLGKCNEEKRVSQDEEDTCKGRGDLNGRPLLKLKIKKHNAESQEQREAPRIVYERSKSRKGHRSKRKRASSPPTAEKSGFNEDEDVSLSREESLLDASWILKKLGEDAKGKKVQIHDASDDSWEKGVVSEVAGDGGGASKLTVTLENGEVKTVELGKQGVRFIPQEQKRTRT; encoded by the exons ATGGTCTTTCATGTAGCTTGTCCAATCACTTG CCGGAAAATTTGTGACTGCTTGTTggggtttcctcggaatcttCATGTTAAAGAAGTCAAGGATGTGTTCCTCAACGACGTCCACTCTCTCCAAATATTCCTGCGACACCCTTTCGATGCTGGGGGTGTTTTCAAGGACGCTACCGTTCAGATCCACGTGCCTAGAGATGTTGTTGTTGCGGTTGGGGATGATTCGGAGGTGAAGGTTGCCGCATCGACGCTAGGCAAACGCAATGTGGTgctgctgaagaagaagaagaatgtagCTGCGAATCCTGTCTCTGACGACTTTACG GTTCCTGTCACGGAGACCAATGACCATCACGGTGCAAGTGTTACGTGTCACATGTGCTATATGGTTGAAGTTGGGAAGAGTGAGAGAGCAAATATGCtttcttgcaaatgctgtggcAAAAAGTATCATAGAAACTGTTTGAAGTCTTGGGCTCAACATAGAG ATTTATTTGATTGGAGCTCTTGGGCTTGTCCCTCTTGCCGAACCTGTAAG GGATGTGGAACTTCAGGGGATCCAAAGAAGTTGATGTTCTGCAAAAGATGCGATGATGCTTACCATTGTGATTGCCAACAACCTCGACACAAG ACTGTTACTTCTGGACCTTATTTGTGTCATAAACACACCAAATGTTACAGCTGTGGGTCTAAAGTCCCTGGAAACGGCCAGAGCTTACG ATGGTTTTTGGGCCATACTTGCTGTGATGCTTGTGGAAGGCTGTTTGTTAAGGGAAACTATTGTCCTGTATGTTTGAAG GTTTACAGGGACTCGGAAGCAACACCAATGGTGTGTTGTGACTTCTGCCAGCGCTGGGTTCATTGCACCTGTGATGGAATCAG CGATGAGAGGTATATGCAGTTTCAAGTGAATGGGCATCTTCAATACAAATGTTCTACTTGTCGCGGAGAAAGCTACCAG ATCAAGGATCTTGAGGATGCTGCACAGGAAATCTGGAAGCGAAAAGATAACGATGAAAAAGAGCTGATTGCTAGCCTGAGAGCTAGTGCACTAAGGAAAACTGGCGGTGCCCCTCTTATCAATCAGCCTGGTTCTGCCGAAAGAAAAGTTGCTGAAAAAGTTGTGGTCAgtggtgaagaagagaagccaCTGAGAGTTGTCAGAATAAAAAACAGCAGGCATCAGGATTCAGATAATGAGAAACACTCTACAGAGCCGAACCCTGTGAAGGCAAAGAAACTGGTGATAAAAAGTATAGGCACTCGAAAGGCAGAAGTTACAAACCCGATGAGCTGCGATGTATCAAAGCATGCCTCCAAATCCAACG GAAAGCATGGGGAATTAGAATCAGAAGAAACGACTTCAGAGCAGCACCGGAGCTTGTTAGGAAAGTGTAACGAAGAAAAGAGAGTGTCTCAAGATGAGGAAGACACTTGTAAGGGTAGAGGAGATTTAAATGGAAGACCATTGCTGAAACTGAAAATAAAGAAGCATAATGCGGAGAGCCAAGAACAACGAGAAGCACCTAGAATTGTCTACGAGAGAAGTAAGTCTAGGAAAGGGCATAGGTCTAAGAGAAAGAGAGCATCATCACCTCCAACAGCTGAAAAATCAGGGTTCAACGAAGATGAAGATGTGTCACTTTCACGTGAAGAGAGTTTGTTGGATGCTAGTTGGATTCTGAAGAAGTTGGGGGAGGATGCGAAAGGCAAAAAAGTTCAAATACACGATGCCTCAGATGATTCATG GGAGAAAGGAGTGGTGAGTGAAGTAGCAGGAGATGGAGGAGGCGCATCGAAGTTGACGGTGACGCTTGAGAATGGAGAAGTAAAGACAGTGGAGCTAGGAAAGCAAGGGGTTAGATTCATTCCTCAGGAGCAAAAGAGGACGAGGACGTGA